In Bremerella alba, one DNA window encodes the following:
- the hemW gene encoding radical SAM family heme chaperone HemW, giving the protein MSDPHAMNESPRSAYIHVPFCTHRCGYCNFTVIAGRDDLTAAYLEAIEKELQQLDQPHEVDTLFLGGGTPTHLSPPELERLLSLATTWFPLAEGAELSVEANPIDITPEKVAVLQSAGVTRVSLGVQSFQRDKLKLLERDHDRAQIEAAAKLLLPRIPNLSFDLIFAAPGETLAQWEDDLQSAIQLGIAHISTYGLTFEKGTTFWNRLHHDQLHEVDEELQREMYLAGIDRLTGAGFEHYEVSNFARPEHESRHNMQYWLGKRYFAAGPGASRHVGMIRETNHRSTTAYIRRMHQGSSPVAEHEELTSQMKAREQLVFGLRMLAGIHIPTFKEDTGMTPWELCGTEIDQFLAIELLDYSYERLRLTREGLLLADTICVELI; this is encoded by the coding sequence ATGAGCGACCCCCACGCTATGAACGAGTCGCCGCGTAGTGCTTACATCCATGTCCCCTTTTGTACGCACCGCTGCGGCTACTGCAACTTCACGGTCATCGCAGGCCGCGACGACCTAACCGCTGCTTACCTGGAAGCGATCGAAAAGGAACTTCAACAGCTCGATCAGCCGCACGAGGTCGACACGCTTTTTCTAGGAGGTGGAACTCCGACCCACCTTTCGCCACCAGAACTCGAGCGGCTGCTTTCCTTGGCAACGACATGGTTTCCCTTAGCCGAAGGTGCCGAGCTAAGCGTGGAAGCCAATCCGATCGATATCACACCAGAGAAAGTCGCCGTCCTTCAATCCGCTGGCGTCACTCGTGTTAGCCTGGGAGTTCAATCGTTTCAACGTGACAAATTGAAACTGCTTGAGCGGGATCACGACCGCGCCCAAATAGAAGCCGCCGCTAAGCTCCTGTTACCTCGAATTCCCAATCTCAGTTTCGACCTGATCTTTGCTGCCCCGGGGGAAACACTGGCCCAATGGGAAGACGACCTTCAGTCGGCCATTCAGCTGGGGATTGCCCACATTTCTACCTATGGCCTGACGTTTGAAAAAGGGACGACGTTCTGGAATCGTCTTCATCACGATCAGCTTCACGAAGTCGACGAGGAGCTTCAGCGCGAGATGTACTTGGCCGGTATCGACCGTCTCACGGGGGCCGGCTTTGAGCACTATGAGGTCTCGAACTTTGCCCGACCTGAACACGAAAGCCGCCACAACATGCAGTACTGGCTGGGCAAGCGTTACTTCGCCGCAGGGCCAGGGGCTTCACGACATGTGGGTATGATTCGCGAGACTAACCACCGAAGTACCACCGCCTACATCCGCAGGATGCATCAAGGCAGTTCGCCAGTGGCAGAACACGAAGAACTGACATCGCAAATGAAAGCCAGAGAACAACTAGTCTTTGGTCTTCGAATGCTCGCAGGTATCCACATTCCCACCTTTAAGGAGGATACTGGAATGACTCCCTGGGAGTTATGTGGGACAGAAATTGACCAGTTCCTGGCTATAGAACTACTAGACTATAGTTATGAGCGCTTACGATTAACGCGTGAAGGACTACTACTGGCCGATACCATCTGCGTCGAGCTCATCTGA
- a CDS encoding MBL fold metallo-hydrolase, whose product MLDNAPLRKIEFNGLTIEGYSRAAVQTYWRIPEMKLGFDLGLQPWDFMGTATWFVSHAHLDHIAALPVYVSRRRLMKMPPPVIYMPEVAVGPALQVLKAFSRLDRGKMPCTIHPVQPGDEIELSRELVVNTYETKHTVPSVGYIVSQRRRKLKAEYQKLQGEQIRDLRISGTEVTEEHRHPLLAYLGDSRAEAMDDNPQFYEADILIMEMTFVSPEHRKEKIHKMGHIHLDDVVARQTRFQNQKIIASHFSTRYNNRQIQEHVKAKLPDMLDGRLHLWL is encoded by the coding sequence ATGCTCGACAACGCACCACTGCGAAAAATTGAATTTAACGGACTGACGATCGAGGGCTATTCCCGCGCGGCCGTTCAAACCTATTGGCGCATTCCCGAGATGAAGCTCGGCTTCGATCTTGGTCTACAGCCGTGGGACTTCATGGGCACGGCAACGTGGTTTGTTTCCCATGCCCACCTAGATCATATCGCTGCGCTGCCGGTGTATGTCTCGCGTCGCCGGTTGATGAAAATGCCTCCTCCGGTGATCTATATGCCGGAAGTTGCCGTCGGCCCGGCGCTACAGGTACTCAAAGCTTTTAGCCGATTGGATCGCGGAAAGATGCCGTGCACCATTCATCCTGTTCAGCCAGGAGACGAAATCGAACTCTCGCGTGAGTTGGTCGTCAATACCTACGAGACCAAGCACACCGTCCCTTCGGTTGGCTATATCGTTTCTCAGCGACGCCGAAAATTAAAAGCGGAGTATCAAAAGCTTCAAGGAGAGCAAATCCGTGACCTGCGAATTAGTGGCACCGAAGTCACCGAAGAGCATCGTCATCCGCTCTTGGCTTACCTGGGAGACAGCCGAGCCGAGGCAATGGATGACAATCCGCAGTTCTATGAAGCGGACATTCTAATTATGGAAATGACGTTCGTCTCGCCCGAGCATCGTAAGGAAAAGATCCACAAAATGGGTCACATTCACTTAGATGACGTGGTGGCCCGCCAGACTCGTTTCCAGAATCAAAAGATCATCGCCTCGCATTTTAGTACGCGGTACAACAATCGTCAGATCCAAGAGCATGTCAAAGCCAAGCTGCCGGACATGCTCGACGGTCGACTGCATTTATGGTTGTGA
- a CDS encoding pentapeptide repeat-containing protein: MIQIKHRITGEVLYEIEADALAGAKLVGKNLAGADLSSLILRNCVFDSDNLDEVSFENSDLEGASFMGASVKHACFDGANMVGVTMTDSILNESSLKDTNLTKANLRYAKFHNCNLSGARLVEADISMCDLRCDLRKANLTRADLRGANLTGADLTGAKVDEADFTDASMIDAHLDGCYVERAINACAKHKPFKTKPHVVKRPWWMVWAT; this comes from the coding sequence ATGATTCAAATTAAGCATCGCATTACAGGCGAAGTCCTGTACGAGATTGAAGCAGACGCGTTGGCAGGTGCCAAACTCGTCGGCAAAAACCTAGCCGGGGCCGACCTTTCCTCGCTGATACTTCGTAATTGTGTTTTTGATAGTGACAATTTAGACGAAGTCTCTTTCGAGAATTCTGATCTTGAAGGAGCCAGTTTTATGGGTGCCAGCGTGAAGCATGCCTGCTTCGATGGTGCCAATATGGTTGGCGTCACCATGACCGACTCGATACTCAACGAGTCTTCGCTCAAAGATACCAACCTTACCAAGGCTAACCTGCGTTACGCCAAGTTTCACAACTGCAATCTTTCCGGTGCTCGATTGGTTGAAGCCGACATCAGCATGTGTGATCTGCGTTGTGATTTGCGCAAGGCGAATCTTACTCGAGCGGATTTGCGTGGGGCGAATCTAACCGGGGCTGACCTTACCGGGGCAAAAGTCGATGAAGCCGACTTTACCGACGCCTCGATGATCGACGCTCACCTCGATGGCTGCTACGTCGAGAGGGCCATCAACGCATGTGCTAAGCACAAACCCTTTAAAACTAAGCCACATGTGGTCAAACGGCCTTGGTGGATGGTGTGGGCGACCTAG
- a CDS encoding PVC-type heme-binding CxxCH protein: protein MIKHLAWLLVGFMVSAAANIASADDAGYKSIFDGKTLNGWSGIDKFWSVEDGAITGTTTPANPTKGNTFLIWDQGNVDDFELKLKYRIVGGNSGIQYRSTDLGNHVAKGYQADIDSGTTYSGINYEERGRGILTQRGEKTTVYDGNKNPKKERFAASAELQSKIKSEDWNDYHIIAKGNHLIHKINGEVFSEVIDEGEKDARTSGILALQLHAGPPMKVQFKDIMLKRLPLQDGKKKVVFVPGTPSHAWGDHEHVAGCRLLMLALTENMPQFEAAIYKGGWPDDPTAFDNADAVVVYCDGGERHLLNAHLEEFQKLMDQGVGLACIHYGVEIPKGESGDKFVDWIGGYFETWWSVNPHWTASFKKLPDHPVANGVKPFEINDEWYYNMRFRDDMVGVTPILSAIPPESTLSRPDGPHSGNQHVRAMKGQPQHVAWASEREDGGRGFGFTGGHYHRNWAEPNFRKVVLNAIVWISHEEVPEDGVESQSLSKDDMEGLIPQPKPQPKKKEARKPTTTKVSKNVKPLYQSPVVTTATPGHQVDIKVDLKGAKKLFLVVSDGGNGYSCDWADWIEPKLVGPSGEKKLTELNWKRATSDWREVNKNRNVDGTPLIVDGKRYENGIGTHANSLIEYDLPEGYTTLVAKGGLDSGGANQNGGNHTSVQFAVYSESPGNVSEHAAIAGRGPENAVANLDVYPGLEATLTASEPDLKSLTNIDIDHRGRIWACDVMNYRRNNGSREEGDRILILEDEDGDGVAEKSKVYYQGRDIDSAMGICVLGNKVIVSAAPNIFVFTDENGDDKPDKKELLFTNTGQPQHDHSAHSFLFGPDGKLYWNVGNTGKHVHDANGKVVVDLAGNKVIDNGKPYLGGMPFRCNLDGSEFEVLGHNFRNNYEVTVDSLGNLWQSDNDDDGNRGVRINYVMPYGNYGYRDEMTGAGWRDPRTNMESEVPLQHWHLNDPGVVPNLLQTGAGSPTGICFYEGSLLPKVFHNQVIHCDAGPSIVRAYPVQKDGAGFTAESVDILHGARDNWFRPADVCVAPDGSIFVSDWYDPGVGGHAQRDLDRGRLFRVAPEGSKYIVPKFDFTTVEGCIDALSNPCLSVRYMAWTNLHKQGAQAEAALKAAYDSAKDTRERARLLWLLGKIEGKGQQYVDVALASDNPDLRIVGLRLAHQLKIPATEVVAKVLNDKSSQVLRSAAIELRFDGSDKASQQWAQLAKQYNGEDRWYLEALGIGADLHWDSRLAAYLSAIDSKIDTDAEKDIVWRSRATQTPKLLASIIEDPKNSADHLARYFRALDFQPNADGVNSAVAALAFAGTRHDAAEAMIISESVKRLKNYDANNVESAAAMEKALAKLEGTSMYVELVDRFQLQQHYGQLRELAIAQPETAIGVAAADVLLRRGQNELLAEILTAGTPEQKLALTMAISNSSSGQANAWLRRTLNDSSADLQIRRAAVKGLANNEKSAKQLLELAKSGKLDPELMQAAAAPLKIAVWNDVRRQAAEIFPQPPSKDNKPLPPMDQLVKMKGSPDNGKQVFTTEGTCNKCHIVNKQGKDVGPDLSEIGSKLSREAMFEAILYPSAGISHNYENWAVLTDSGTAVSGLKTSETAQSITITNAEGLTRTIPKNEVEEIRKLPLSVMPNDLQKLMTVQELVDVVDYISTLKKK, encoded by the coding sequence ATGATTAAGCATCTGGCATGGCTCTTGGTCGGCTTTATGGTTTCCGCCGCAGCGAATATCGCGTCGGCGGACGATGCCGGCTACAAGTCTATTTTTGATGGCAAGACGCTCAACGGTTGGAGCGGCATCGACAAGTTTTGGAGCGTTGAAGACGGCGCGATTACCGGCACGACGACGCCTGCTAATCCCACCAAGGGAAACACCTTTCTGATTTGGGATCAAGGCAATGTCGATGACTTCGAACTGAAACTGAAGTATCGCATCGTCGGTGGCAACTCCGGCATTCAGTACCGTTCGACTGATCTGGGTAACCATGTCGCCAAAGGATATCAAGCTGATATTGATAGCGGCACGACTTACAGCGGTATTAACTACGAAGAACGCGGCCGCGGTATCCTCACCCAACGCGGCGAAAAGACGACGGTCTACGACGGTAACAAGAATCCTAAAAAGGAACGTTTCGCCGCGTCGGCTGAGCTTCAAAGCAAAATCAAAAGCGAAGATTGGAACGATTATCACATCATCGCTAAGGGAAACCATCTGATCCATAAGATCAACGGCGAAGTCTTCAGCGAAGTCATCGACGAAGGAGAAAAAGATGCCCGCACCAGTGGTATCTTAGCTCTCCAACTGCATGCCGGTCCTCCGATGAAGGTTCAGTTCAAAGACATCATGCTCAAACGTCTTCCCTTGCAGGACGGCAAGAAGAAGGTGGTCTTCGTTCCCGGGACACCCAGCCACGCCTGGGGCGACCACGAACACGTCGCCGGTTGCCGATTGTTGATGTTGGCGCTGACCGAGAACATGCCACAGTTCGAAGCAGCGATCTACAAAGGAGGTTGGCCCGACGATCCGACCGCATTCGACAACGCTGACGCGGTGGTTGTCTACTGCGACGGTGGCGAACGTCACTTGCTGAATGCTCACTTGGAAGAGTTTCAAAAGCTCATGGACCAAGGTGTCGGTCTGGCATGTATTCACTACGGCGTAGAAATCCCTAAGGGGGAATCAGGCGACAAATTTGTCGATTGGATTGGCGGCTACTTTGAAACTTGGTGGAGCGTCAATCCGCACTGGACGGCATCGTTCAAGAAGCTGCCGGACCATCCTGTCGCTAACGGTGTCAAGCCATTCGAGATCAACGACGAGTGGTACTACAACATGCGGTTTCGCGACGACATGGTTGGCGTCACGCCGATCCTGTCTGCTATTCCACCAGAAAGCACGCTGAGCCGACCCGATGGCCCCCATAGCGGCAATCAGCACGTGCGAGCGATGAAGGGGCAACCGCAGCACGTTGCCTGGGCCTCCGAACGGGAAGATGGTGGCCGCGGTTTTGGTTTCACCGGTGGTCACTATCACCGGAATTGGGCCGAGCCCAACTTCCGCAAAGTGGTGCTCAATGCCATCGTTTGGATCAGCCATGAAGAGGTCCCGGAAGACGGGGTCGAATCGCAGTCTCTTTCCAAGGATGACATGGAAGGCCTGATTCCACAGCCCAAGCCGCAGCCGAAAAAGAAGGAAGCCCGGAAACCGACGACCACCAAGGTGTCCAAAAACGTAAAACCTCTGTACCAGAGTCCGGTGGTTACGACCGCGACTCCCGGTCATCAGGTCGACATCAAAGTCGACCTGAAAGGGGCCAAGAAGCTGTTTCTCGTCGTCTCGGACGGCGGGAACGGCTATAGCTGCGACTGGGCCGATTGGATCGAGCCGAAGCTGGTCGGTCCTAGCGGTGAAAAGAAACTAACGGAGCTCAACTGGAAGAGGGCGACATCTGACTGGCGCGAGGTCAATAAGAATCGCAATGTCGACGGAACGCCGTTGATCGTCGACGGCAAACGCTACGAGAATGGAATCGGCACGCACGCCAATTCGTTGATCGAATACGATCTGCCCGAAGGTTATACAACCCTGGTCGCCAAGGGTGGTCTCGACAGCGGTGGGGCGAATCAAAACGGCGGAAATCATACTTCAGTGCAGTTTGCCGTCTACTCGGAAAGCCCAGGCAACGTTTCGGAACATGCCGCGATCGCGGGACGTGGGCCTGAAAATGCGGTTGCGAATCTTGATGTCTACCCCGGTCTGGAAGCAACATTGACGGCCTCGGAGCCAGATTTAAAGAGCCTGACGAATATTGATATCGATCACCGCGGACGCATCTGGGCGTGCGATGTGATGAACTATCGCCGCAACAACGGCAGCCGCGAAGAAGGAGATCGGATCCTTATTCTGGAAGATGAAGATGGGGACGGAGTGGCCGAGAAATCAAAGGTTTACTATCAAGGTCGCGACATCGATTCGGCGATGGGTATTTGTGTGTTAGGAAACAAGGTCATTGTTTCTGCTGCACCGAATATCTTCGTCTTTACCGATGAAAATGGCGATGATAAGCCGGACAAGAAAGAGCTTCTCTTCACCAACACCGGCCAGCCTCAGCACGACCACTCCGCCCACAGCTTCCTCTTTGGACCCGACGGAAAACTTTACTGGAACGTCGGTAATACCGGCAAACATGTCCACGACGCCAACGGCAAGGTGGTGGTCGATCTGGCCGGAAACAAGGTGATTGATAATGGCAAACCTTACCTAGGTGGTATGCCATTTCGTTGCAATCTGGATGGAAGTGAGTTCGAGGTCCTCGGACACAACTTTCGTAACAATTACGAAGTCACCGTCGACTCGCTGGGCAACTTATGGCAAAGCGATAACGACGACGATGGTAATCGCGGCGTCCGAATCAATTATGTGATGCCGTACGGTAACTATGGCTATCGCGACGAAATGACCGGTGCCGGTTGGCGTGATCCGCGTACCAACATGGAAAGCGAGGTCCCGCTTCAGCATTGGCATTTGAACGACCCTGGCGTCGTGCCCAATCTTCTGCAAACAGGTGCCGGTTCGCCCACCGGAATTTGTTTTTATGAAGGAAGCCTGTTGCCCAAGGTTTTTCATAATCAAGTAATCCATTGTGATGCCGGCCCGAGCATTGTGCGTGCTTACCCGGTTCAGAAGGACGGAGCAGGCTTCACGGCCGAATCGGTCGATATCTTGCACGGTGCTCGCGATAATTGGTTCCGTCCGGCCGACGTGTGTGTGGCTCCGGATGGATCGATCTTCGTAAGCGACTGGTACGACCCAGGCGTCGGTGGTCACGCTCAACGCGATCTTGACCGTGGTCGCTTGTTTCGCGTTGCTCCAGAAGGTTCGAAGTACATTGTGCCGAAATTCGACTTCACTACCGTCGAAGGTTGTATCGATGCTCTCAGCAACCCATGTCTTTCAGTACGCTATATGGCTTGGACCAATTTGCACAAGCAAGGTGCTCAGGCAGAAGCAGCACTGAAAGCGGCCTACGACTCGGCGAAAGATACTCGAGAGCGAGCTCGTCTGCTGTGGCTGCTGGGCAAGATTGAAGGGAAGGGGCAGCAGTATGTTGACGTTGCACTGGCTTCCGATAACCCGGACCTTCGCATCGTGGGCCTGCGTTTGGCACATCAGCTGAAGATTCCGGCCACAGAAGTGGTGGCGAAAGTGTTAAATGACAAGTCCTCGCAAGTTCTCCGTAGCGCCGCGATTGAGCTTCGCTTCGACGGCAGCGACAAGGCATCCCAGCAATGGGCTCAGCTGGCCAAGCAGTACAACGGCGAAGATCGTTGGTATCTGGAAGCCCTCGGCATTGGGGCCGATCTTCACTGGGATAGCCGTCTGGCGGCCTACCTGTCGGCGATTGATAGCAAGATTGACACGGACGCTGAGAAGGACATCGTGTGGCGGAGCCGTGCCACACAGACGCCCAAGCTGCTGGCATCGATCATCGAAGATCCTAAAAATTCGGCCGATCACTTGGCTCGATACTTCCGAGCTCTCGACTTCCAGCCCAACGCGGATGGCGTGAATAGTGCCGTCGCCGCGTTGGCTTTCGCCGGAACGCGACACGATGCGGCCGAAGCGATGATCATCTCGGAGTCGGTCAAACGGCTGAAGAACTACGATGCCAACAACGTCGAGTCGGCTGCTGCCATGGAAAAGGCGCTCGCCAAGTTGGAAGGGACGTCGATGTACGTCGAATTGGTCGATCGCTTTCAGCTTCAGCAGCACTACGGACAATTGCGAGAGCTGGCCATTGCTCAGCCAGAAACGGCCATCGGTGTGGCGGCTGCGGATGTGCTGCTGCGGCGTGGGCAAAACGAGTTGCTTGCGGAGATATTGACCGCTGGTACGCCTGAGCAAAAGTTGGCTCTGACAATGGCCATCTCTAATAGTAGTAGCGGCCAAGCGAACGCCTGGTTGCGACGAACCTTGAATGATTCGTCGGCCGACTTGCAAATTCGTCGCGCTGCGGTGAAGGGCTTGGCCAATAACGAGAAGTCGGCCAAGCAGTTGTTAGAACTCGCCAAATCAGGCAAGCTCGATCCGGAACTAATGCAGGCCGCAGCCGCGCCCCTCAAGATTGCGGTTTGGAATGACGTTCGCCGCCAGGCTGCCGAGATCTTCCCGCAGCCACCATCCAAGGACAACAAGCCGCTTCCTCCGATGGATCAACTGGTGAAGATGAAAGGCTCGCCCGATAACGGCAAGCAGGTATTCACAACAGAAGGGACATGTAACAAGTGCCACATTGTGAATAAGCAGGGAAAAGATGTCGGACCTGATCTGAGCGAAATTGGCTCGAAGCTGAGCCGTGAAGCAATGTTCGAGGCAATTCTTTATCCGAGTGCTGGCATCAGCCATAACTACGAAAACTGGGCCGTACTGACCGATAGCGGTACCGCCGTTAGCGGCTTGAAAACGAGTGAGACTGCCCAGTCGATCACAATTACCAATGCCGAAGGCCTTACTCGCACGATTCCTAAGAATGAAGTTGAAGAGATTCGCAAGCTTCCTCTCTCGGTCATGCCTAATGACCTCCAGAAGTTGATGACGGTTCAGGAACTTGTAGATGTGGTCGATTACATCTCGACACTCAAGAAAAAATAG
- a CDS encoding segregation and condensation protein A: MNFRVEIPIYRGPLDLLLYLVRKHELDIVDIPIAQVTKQYLAYLDILKAMDVNSVADFLEMASTLIEIKSKLVLPQAEDTDEEAIDDPREQLVERLLEYKRFKDASSLLEDQGRNWQRRFTRIADDLPPRKVDMADQPINEVELWDLVSALNRLLKDNKAQQPTNIVYDDTPIRVHMKVVHERIVQEGKVRFHTLFPPDAAKTRIIGIFLALLELIRHYNTLAHQDEGDNEIWLTAGEGFSANVQFEDVDEYKSGITSAE, from the coding sequence ATGAACTTTCGAGTTGAAATTCCCATCTACCGGGGGCCGCTCGATCTTTTGTTGTACCTGGTCCGCAAGCACGAACTTGACATCGTCGACATTCCCATTGCTCAGGTAACCAAACAATATCTGGCCTATCTGGATATCCTCAAGGCCATGGATGTCAACAGCGTGGCCGACTTCCTAGAGATGGCCAGCACGCTGATTGAGATCAAATCGAAGCTTGTCCTGCCCCAAGCCGAAGACACAGACGAAGAGGCAATTGACGATCCGCGCGAACAACTCGTCGAACGTCTTTTAGAATACAAGCGATTCAAAGACGCCTCGAGCTTGCTGGAAGATCAAGGTCGCAACTGGCAGCGGCGTTTTACCCGCATTGCCGACGACCTGCCACCGCGCAAGGTCGATATGGCCGACCAACCGATCAATGAAGTCGAGCTATGGGACTTGGTAAGCGCGCTCAATCGCCTGCTGAAAGACAATAAGGCCCAACAGCCGACCAATATCGTTTACGACGACACGCCGATCCGCGTACACATGAAAGTCGTTCACGAGCGGATCGTTCAAGAGGGAAAGGTCCGCTTTCACACTCTTTTTCCGCCAGATGCGGCCAAGACCCGAATCATTGGCATCTTCCTCGCCCTGCTGGAACTGATCCGCCACTATAATACGCTGGCACATCAGGACGAGGGCGACAACGAGATCTGGCTCACCGCCGGCGAAGGATTCTCGGCGAACGTCCAGTTTGAAGATGTCGATGAATACAAATCAGGAATAACATCTGCGGAGTGA
- a CDS encoding outer membrane protein assembly factor BamB family protein produces the protein MHIQKCVTRLTLFALAMLVASPALAQLGPRTFSPLELERLGLEKMWTGQMPIDPHRSEIETFRQVVSLKNPLVVFEVEHAGRSATFASNELSILGEPLGEAGAKAKADQYVARLDQSKEKPVVSRLEIPEVTFLAQSNAGMLMAINGRTGRTEWSKLYGRRGYPQPTPDANDEFVFTINDFALNCLYRSNGELVWNRKLEGVPIAGPVVGEDFTYVPLLDGTVVAYDFKGGPRLTPRYKSLGKIHKPMIASKTSVAWATDRDYFYVGYADRPLIRYRIESSGQILAPPSFENPLRLFFTTETGYVYCIYATDGSIQWRFSCGQPIDTSAIAIGDSVFVALQRGGLYKLSIEDGGVKWFVPRVEKFLAANDQYVYALDQTNNLVVLDINSGAQVGTLDLSGYDFFYTNVQTDRVIIGTKKGRLVVLRSAAHPYPMVHVNVKAPASEEGAPEGDKKEEGKKGDDKPAVDPFAAPGGGVADPFAAPGGGGTPAADPFGGSGGGNANPFGPPSGGGGNADPFGSGSSDPFGGGNSGGDSNDPFGGGASSDPFGSSDSGAGMDDPFGN, from the coding sequence ATGCACATTCAGAAATGCGTTACGCGGCTGACTCTATTTGCCCTGGCAATGCTGGTTGCGAGCCCGGCCCTAGCTCAGTTGGGTCCGCGAACTTTCTCTCCTTTAGAGTTGGAGCGATTGGGTCTGGAGAAGATGTGGACCGGCCAAATGCCGATTGACCCGCATCGTTCCGAGATCGAAACTTTTCGACAGGTTGTCAGCCTGAAAAACCCTTTGGTTGTCTTCGAAGTGGAGCATGCTGGACGGTCGGCAACGTTTGCATCTAATGAATTGAGCATCCTCGGAGAACCACTGGGCGAAGCTGGCGCCAAGGCCAAGGCCGATCAGTATGTCGCTCGTCTCGACCAAAGCAAAGAAAAGCCAGTTGTCAGTCGTCTGGAAATTCCTGAAGTTACTTTCCTTGCTCAAAGCAACGCCGGAATGTTGATGGCGATCAACGGGCGCACCGGTCGAACGGAGTGGTCGAAGCTGTATGGGCGTCGCGGATATCCCCAGCCGACGCCGGACGCGAACGATGAGTTTGTTTTCACCATCAATGACTTTGCTCTCAATTGCCTTTATCGTAGCAACGGCGAGTTGGTCTGGAACCGAAAGCTGGAAGGCGTTCCGATTGCCGGTCCTGTCGTTGGGGAAGACTTCACCTACGTTCCGCTGCTCGACGGCACAGTGGTTGCCTATGACTTCAAAGGGGGGCCGCGACTGACGCCTCGCTATAAGTCCCTCGGTAAAATCCACAAACCGATGATCGCATCTAAGACTTCGGTTGCCTGGGCTACTGATCGCGACTACTTCTACGTTGGCTATGCCGATCGGCCTTTGATTCGCTATCGCATCGAATCCAGCGGTCAGATCCTCGCACCTCCAAGCTTTGAAAATCCTTTGCGTTTATTCTTTACGACCGAGACTGGCTACGTTTATTGCATCTATGCGACCGATGGTAGCATTCAGTGGCGGTTCTCGTGCGGGCAGCCGATCGATACCTCGGCAATTGCCATTGGCGATTCGGTTTTTGTCGCGCTGCAGCGAGGCGGGCTCTATAAACTCAGTATCGAAGATGGCGGCGTGAAGTGGTTTGTACCGCGTGTCGAAAAGTTTCTGGCTGCCAACGATCAATACGTTTACGCCCTTGATCAAACGAACAACCTCGTCGTGCTGGACATCAACTCCGGTGCTCAGGTCGGGACGTTGGACTTGTCTGGCTACGATTTCTTTTACACCAATGTCCAAACCGATCGCGTTATCATTGGCACGAAGAAAGGGCGACTCGTCGTCCTGCGATCGGCCGCGCACCCCTATCCGATGGTGCATGTCAACGTGAAGGCACCTGCGAGCGAAGAAGGTGCGCCCGAGGGTGACAAAAAGGAAGAAGGAAAGAAAGGGGATGACAAGCCAGCCGTCGATCCTTTCGCAGCTCCAGGTGGTGGAGTCGCCGATCCATTTGCTGCGCCCGGTGGTGGCGGCACTCCGGCAGCCGATCCGTTCGGTGGTAGCGGCGGAGGAAACGCGAATCCGTTTGGTCCACCCAGTGGCGGCGGCGGTAATGCCGACCCGTTTGGTAGTGGTTCGAGCGATCCGTTCGGCGGAGGCAACTCCGGTGGTGATTCCAATGATCCATTTGGTGGCGGTGCCAGCTCCGATCCATTCGGTAGCTCCGATAGCGGAGCCGGTATGGACGATCCATTTGGTAACTAA